From a region of the Rouxiella sp. S1S-2 genome:
- the kdpE gene encoding two-component system response regulator KdpE, giving the protein MSIPPTHILIVEDEKEIRRFVRTALEGEGMKVFESETLQRGLIEAGTRKPDLIILDLGLPDGDGLDYIRDLRHWSSIPIIVLSARTSEEDKIAALDAGADDFLTKPFGVGELLARVRVSLRRHAGGQQESPLVSFADVTVDLVNRRVQRNSVDLHLTPIEFRLLAELLANSGKVLTQRQLLSHVWGPNYVEHSHYLRIYMGHLRQKLEQDATRPRHLLTETGVGYRFMP; this is encoded by the coding sequence GTGAGCATACCCCCCACTCATATTTTGATAGTTGAAGATGAAAAAGAGATCCGACGCTTTGTTCGCACGGCGCTGGAGGGGGAAGGTATGAAAGTGTTTGAGAGCGAAACGCTGCAGCGAGGACTGATTGAAGCCGGTACCCGCAAGCCGGACCTGATTATTCTCGATCTCGGCCTGCCGGACGGTGACGGACTGGACTACATCCGCGATTTGCGTCACTGGAGCAGCATCCCCATTATTGTGCTGTCTGCCCGCACCAGCGAGGAGGACAAAATAGCGGCGTTGGATGCTGGAGCAGATGATTTTCTGACCAAGCCTTTCGGCGTTGGCGAACTGCTGGCGCGCGTGCGCGTCTCGCTGCGTCGTCATGCCGGTGGCCAACAGGAAAGCCCGCTGGTCAGTTTTGCCGATGTGACGGTCGATTTGGTCAATCGGCGCGTGCAGCGCAATAGCGTAGACCTCCATCTCACGCCGATTGAGTTCCGTCTGCTGGCCGAACTGCTGGCAAACAGCGGTAAAGTACTGACTCAACGGCAGTTGCTCAGCCACGTGTGGGGACCCAACTACGTCGAACACAGTCATTACTTACGCATTTATATGGGTCATTTGCGGCAAAAGCTTGAGCAAGACGCGACCCGCCCGCGCCATTTACTGACTGAAACAGGCGTGGGCTATCGCTTTATGCCCTGA